ttgtgtgtgtgtgtgtgtctcactctgtgtgtgtgtgtgtgtgtctcactctgtgtgtgtgtgtgtgtctcactctgtgtgtgtgagtgtgtctcactctgtgtgtgtgagtgtgtctcactctgtgtgtgtgagtgtgtctcactctgtgtgtgtgagtgtgtctcactctgtgtgtgtgagtgtgtctcactctctgtgtgtgtgtgtctcactctgtgtgtgtgtgttgtgtctcactctgtgtgtgtgtgtgtgtctcactctgtgtgtgtgtgtctcactctgtgtgtgtgtgtgtgtctcactctgtgtgtgtgtgtgtgtctcaatctgtgtgtgtgtgtctcactctgtgtgtgtgtgtgtctcactctgtgtgtgtgtctcactctgtgtgtgtgtgtgtgtcactctgtgtgtgtgtgtgtgtcactctgtgtgtgagtgtgcgttactctgtgtgtgtgtgtgtgtcactctgtgtgtgtgtgtgtgtgtgtgtgtcaatctgtgtgtgtgtctcactctgtgtgtgtgtgtgtgtctcactctgtgtgtgtgtgtgtctcactctgtgtgtgtgtgtctcactctgtgtgtgtgtgtgtgtgtgtgtgtgtgtgtcattctgtttgtgtgtgtgtctcactctgtgtttgtgtgcacacaGGGGAGACTAGGAACTTTGAGAATGCTTTTGACGTCAGTAATATCAAGCTCACAGGTCTTCCTCTGGCCTTCTACTCTGGGATGTACGCCTATTCTGGGTGGTAGGTATGGACTTCTTATAACGTGACTAGCTCTTATATCTAATTCTAGGTGACACTTTGCATGAATCCGACAGGTATAATGCATTATTGACTTGTCATGAGCTCTTGTTATCTATATCCTAATGTCAAATTGTTGTAAATCTCTAACTTTTATCCGACAGGTTTTACCTTAACTTTGTGACTGAGGAAGTGGAGAATCCAGAAAAGTGAGTTTCTCATTTCATATCTCATTTACACAGGTTTGCCTCATCGTAAGGTGAGATCaagttatattttgatttggttgtCGGTCTCAAATGTGTACATATCCTCAGGACTGTGCCATTGGCCATCTGTATCTCCATGGCGATAGTCACTTCCTGCTACGTGCTGACCAATGTGGCATACTATACTGTAATGTCAGCAGAGGAGCTGTTGGCCTCGCAATCCGTCGCCGTGGTAAGGCATCTAACAAACCCTCTGTCTATCGGCCAATTTCATTGACACTGATCttactacaccccccccccccgagtccTATAGATTTCTGTGTGTGATGTATTGATACACTTGAGCTGTAATGACTGCAGTCTTAGACCTCGTTCATCTGGGCCTAATTCCATCTAGCTCTGAGGAGTGACTGATCGGTGTTGCTTTCCTGCACTTTAAACTTAACCTTTCATCATTAGTGGGACGCCAAGCCCAACACCTATGCTTCCCAGTATGGCCTAATGTGATTCCACACAGCCCATCCCTCTCAATAATAATTACATTAGGTCCAGTGTAAATTGCATAGTCTTAGACAGAGCCTAAAATTAGTCTGCACGCTGTTCTCCCGGCCAGTTTGGTGTCGGGGGAGATTCATTCACTAAAAGGGCTCTGATCTGATCAGGCTTTTTTAAAGGAGTTTGTTTCATTACAGTTTAAAAGGTCGGTGATGCTGCTCTTAAGGAAAGACTGAATGCATTTAGCTACCTATGTTCTTAAACTAGATGTTCAGTGAATTGAgaatctttctctgtatctctttgTCCCTGTTTGGTTCATActtttttttatctctctctctctctcctctctctctctctctctctgttgtgtgtgCAGACATTTGCAGAGAAGACGATGGGGAACTTTTCGGTGGCAGTGCCGGTATTTGTAGCCTTGTCGTGCTTCGGTACGATGAACGGCTGCTTGTTCGCTTTCTCAAGGTGGGCTGCGTCAACACAGGTGTCAAACCACACAGCCTTGGCTAGCTTTTCCTGCCAAGGAGAATGACAAAATGCCTTCACTCCCTGACACACAACTGTGTGTGAGGAATCTCgccactttttttttcttcattcaaCTGCCAAACTGTGTTATGCAGAAGTTTGGATGTGGAGGTCGAACATAGAATAcgcagtatagtggtatagtgaaaACAAAATAGCTGACACTGCTTTACTTAGACACTGCCAACTTTAATAGAAGAATAACAGAAGAGTGAGTTCTTGGGCGccgtactactatgactgaccctgtaaaacaacacatttcactgcacctctccagtgtatgtgacaataatacaatatatatatatatttttttggtgcTTTTTTTTGGCTCTGACGATGATGAAGTGTTGTTTTTGATAGTAGTTCACATTTTCTCATGTAACCCTGAAGATTGTGTTGGTCATTCTAGAATGTTTTATGTGGCGTCACGAGAAGGCCATCTCCCTGAGGTTCTGTCCATGATCCACGTCCGCAGACACACACCTTTGGCAGCCGTCATCATTCTGGTcagataaacattttaaaaaatacacaCAGATCAGGGGTCGGATTCACAGAACCTTAAGAAGCAATTTCTTTTTCACTGTCATTTTTTCCCTAACTATAGACTTAAGAAGAAAGTTAAGCAAAGTTGCTATTGCTCTAAAAGGTTATTGGAAATGTTCTTGCGCTGTTTCTTATGTTATGTTTCTTATGTTAAGCAAAAGGTTAagaagaaattagattttttttaaattaagttcTTGGAAGCTAAACCCTTGTCTTAAACTCAGGGCAGTGAGAGAAAAAGCTCATGAAAGCAATTGACCATGTTTAATTCACACAAACTTTATCTGAAAGTTTCAGTATTGATTATTTTAAACAGGTTTTAGAACCGTAATCTCAGTAAGAAATATGCTAAAATGATTGCCATTGCTATATAGCTAAATTGGTTGCCTAGCAACACACATTTTAAGAAGATTCGTTAGAAGATATTTGAGAAGTTCATGAGAAAATCATTCAATCTTAAGATATTGTTGAGGAATTGCACTTACGAATTAACTTCGTATTTCTTCTCTTAAGAAGCGTCTTAAATTTTTGCAAATCTGTGAATCTGGGCCCTGTTCTTTTAGAGTTCACAATAAATACTTTGCATTCCTTCCTGTACTCATCGTTTGCATGTTTAACTGTTAACATGCTTTGTGGTGACCTTTTAGCATCTCTACGTAATCCTCATTGGATCCGTGTGTGTtctctgcgtgtgtgtatgtgtgttctttctctgtgtgtgtcctccagtaccccatgACGGTGTTCCAGCTGTTTGTGGGAGATATCTACAGCCTGTTGAACTTCATGAGCTTCCTCCGCTGGCTCTTCATTGGCGTGGCTGTGCTGGGCCTCATCTACATGAGATACACGCGCCCTGACATGCCACGTCCTTTCAAGGTCAGTCCAACACACGTGAACACATAAATACCCACATACACGCACAGACAGGCATGTagtcacagacacacattcacattcaatGATGACACCTCTCCTTCGGTGCCACTTCATAATCAAGCATCTTGCACACATGGACGCACAAATAGAGCATGGGTCTGTCTGATGGCTGTCTTAGTCAACTAATGAACACTTTACGGAATTGATCCTTGAGTCCTTTGTACTTCTTTGTCTTTCTCCCCAGGTTCCTCTTTTCATTCCAGCCATTTTCTCCCTCACCTGTTTCTTCAtggtgttcctctctctctactccgaCCCCGTCAACACAGGGATAGGATTCGCCATCTCACTAACAGGAATCCCAGCCTACTATATCTTCATtgtgtttgaccgcagacccaagTGGCTACAGAAGAGTTTAGGTAACACGCTACCTACACGTAGGAGCCATTACATGGACTTTACATAACACTGAAAATCATACATACTACTGACATACGGACTGCAAAGGATTGATCAGTGCTTCAGTGGACCATGAAACTATACATGCATTGATTACAACTATACATACATTTTCTGCATTGCATCCTATTGTAATTGCTGCATTAATACCAGTAATGTGTCCATTTGGACACTTTGCAAATAATCTTGTCCTAACCACAATGGTATCATAATTGTTTTTCTGTGTATTTTATTCTGTCGTCAGATTCCTTTAACAGATCTGTCCAGATCATCCTGGAGGTGATCCCAGCAGAACACTGACACCAGACCAGATCCCCACACCAGATCCGTATTTATGATCATCCACACCACAGGAGAACAGGATCGGGTGtatgagtggaatggtattaaatacattaaacagatggtttccaggtgtttgaagccattccatttgctctgttcagGCCATATTATTTTGAGCtgtcctctcctcagcagcctcatGTGCTCCACACCCAAGGACATCACACCGATGGCCTCTTCTATTGTATCATTTCACATTATACATTATTATGAGTCTCCCATCCTGCTGACCTTATCTAGGCAGGCTTCATTTCACATTACCAATTCAAACCGCCTGaatactctctcttctctcctcacccaaGTATTTGAAATGGAGtggccaggcaggcagggaggtgaggctgtgtgctttgtgtgtgtccctgtgtgggATTTGTAGGTAATCCATCTCTGTAACCACTACCCTACGGCTCCAGTTTGTAGTGGGAGCCCAGCCTCTTAGAAATGCAACAGCTTTTACTGTTGATAATATTCCAGGGAATCCTTGTAAGCTTGGAGTATAACTATCTTTGGCTACAATCACAgttatatttgtgtcattgttACAGCTAGCATTAGCCATAATTACAGCTAGTGTTAGCTACATTCAGACCTAGCTTCAGTCATTGTTACACCTAGCATTAGCCACAATCACAGCTAGCATTAAGTCAAAGTCCTCACTAGCATTAGCCACTGCTAGCATTAGCATTACACTGGATACTCAGTTTTCACCAGATCATTCAGGATGTACACAGTATGTACCGTAGCCTACCCATTGTTATTTCTATATTTTAGGAAATAAAGACAGATCCGTGAGTGTTAATTGATGTATGTTCTATAGTCTGAGTAAGAAAAGTAAACATTCaaatatgtaaacatcattagaGCAGTAAAGTGTGATTCATACTCAATCTACAGATGCCTGTGAAACATGATGTCCTTACACAAATGACAACTAACACAAATGGGATACACTTTTATACTTAACCTTTTTTTGAAAACACGTATGTTTAGAAATGATGTCCTGCATAACCTGAGAAAAACTCATCTGATTTCATGGAaaataaaaacagattttttttcaatCTGAGAGAAACTCTACTTTTGTATTCTGCAGACAATGAACGACACCATTTGCACAAGGgataaacattttattttcactTGGTGGAGATGGAAACCTTAAGAGACGATGGCTGCGTATAAAACAGTTTCCACACCATGTgcagaatctgtgtgtgtgtgtttgcatgtgctcTGGCTTAATTTAAGCCTCAAACGCGCTGGGCAGAAGAGCTCTATTACCACAGATGATTCACACCAGGATTATTCAAGCTGTGAAACCAACAGAAACCCTTTCCATCgagaaaaacacacaaacacacactcatatacacacacacacacacacacacaaacacacactcacacgctcgCTGTATGCCAGGATGCTGGCTGGGTACCAGAGGCtaatgctctcacacacacatgtgagTGAGCACACTGCCAGAGTCCTGGCTAGTAGCCCAgagtagagacagaaagagagcatcCCCCTGCTACTGCACAGCCAGGACCAGGCACattgcccagagagagagagctagtgtgtgtgtgtgtctgcattccCATCTTACTAAGATGACTTGCATATCGTTGCCTAGAAACACATGGCTAGATCATGTTGACACATGAAATGACTTCATTTACTTACAATCTCCCTCTTGTTGGCAGGTCTGTGTAATCTccgcttctcctcctccttctcctgtaTGTTGCTCAGCACTGTCTCTGAGTCTGACCTTTCCTTCTGCTGAgcaacacacgcatgcacgcacacacacacacacacaaagacacgcgcgcacacaacacacacacacacacacacacacacacacacacacacacacacacacacacacacacacacacacacacacacacacacacacacacacacacacacacacaatctctctcttttCCCGATGTCTGCTCACAGCAGCCTTTTCTGCATTGCACCTCTTCCCCTGCAGTTTACTAAAAAGACACAAGGGGGCGATACAGTGCAATGTAACAGTCTTGTGAGGGGAAGTTAGTTGGTAAAAAGAGACTAAACATGAGACATTTAAATCTGAGTCACTCTATCTGTACAGcccatctccacctctctctgctccaggCAGGAATAAGGAACGTAAACATTGTTCCCTCTGGTTGAAACCATGACCCTGTTCTATTGGCGTACCTACAGTACTTCTGTAGGTAACAGGTTAATGTTTCTATCCAACTACAATTGTAGGTTTCTAGATGCAAACAAAATGGATTCCTCTTTCTTTTCTCATTAAAGGgagagttcacccaaattacaaaatgacatgttggtttccttaccctataAGCAGTCTATGGATTAGCATTTTAAGGCTGCGGGTCCAAATCATCCAAACGTATCTAAAAATGCATTGTGTAACTCAATGAAGTTACCTATAGATGATGTGACGAAGCGAACCAAGCAAACCATTGGCTTGCAtcggatttgtgccacaaatgctgaAAAGATAGCATTTGAGACAGTGGCCAGGTAAAAATCAATGTCATATCTTGTCCATAAACTATGTATGAAATACACCACAGTGGACAACAGGCCACACATAGCAACCACGTAGTAACAACACAGTGTTTCAATTCAATGAGACCACAGTGAAAACCGAAGATGGGGgatagagtgatggagagagagagagagagagggcagtacTGACAggatatggagggagagaaagaatgagcgagagagagagagagaaagaatgagcgagagagagagaaagagggagagaggaatagggaATTGAAAAGAAAGaccaaaacaaacagagagactCATTCATAGCTGGAATGCCAGAGGGCTGAGATGTAGGTGACCTCTAACCTTGTTACTGTGGGGTCAGAGGTCATATGGTGTAATAGGTTTATTAGAAGCACTATCAGGCGGCGGTAGTGTGACTCAGACCCCTTGAGGGCGAGTCAGTCTACTGGCCCAGTATGACTAATCTTGCTAACGGAATGTGGGGattgaaaggtgtgtgtgtgtgtgtgtgtaggggttatAGTGGAAGCCTGAAGGGTTGTGAGACACTGCCATTAAAAGAGCAGGATGCCTTCAGGTGATGGGGTTCCACCCACTCTCAAGATTCTGTGTGCCTGATTCCTTTCTCTGTGTGAGGTTGGTTAAAGTTTATAGTAATGCTGTTTATGTCACTTTCCATGCATGCTTGCACATGTGCGGCCACATGTGTGTggaaaaggcctgtggtgttgttCTGTCACTGTGGCTGACAGAGCGACTGTCGTTGTGACTCACCTGAAGTGAGTAATAGTGAACACACAGTATATAAGGATAGAATGGTCCACATCCACCCTGCTTGACAGATTCTCTAATTATAAAAGAGGACTGGGCGGCTGCCCTCGGGTCACTTAATGGGTTAACCATTggtgcatgaacacacacacacacgcccacacacacactgcaggcactATGAGCTAAGTGCATTGTCACAAAGCTTTAATCAGAACAATGTGACTGTAGTTCATGTTGTGCTGTAATGCAAATTCACTTTCAGTTTCATTTTCTGTGGATGTCACAGTGaataataaaatactaatatTCAACAGCTTACTTTATGTCGCTTCCTGCTCACGTGAATGAAACTAAAAGAATTCATGCATTCACATGATTATGCATTTATGTGCAGTCATAGCAATGACACATATTCACACAATCTTACATGCCCTCTTTCAGTGTGCCATGACATTACCGTGTGGCTGCCTTGCATGGAGCGGCAGGTCATTCCTGATGTAAATTAAGTTCTGGAACGCCACTGGTTGTTGCCTGGCAAAAgaggtgattttttttttataagacTAACTCTGCGTTTAATTGGTTGGCTGTGTTATAGAGGATGACTCACTGTTGCCATAGTGTTGCTCCTttgacagggaggagaggagagaaaggagccagagaggagaaaggagatgagtagaggaggggacaggatagagaggaaaggagaaaataggagggatgaagagagaggagaggagagagaacaggggaagaaagacaagaggagaggaagggcagaggacagaagaggagaagaaaatagaagaaaagggagagaaagagggaggagaggaaagaggataagaaggagaggaggaa
Above is a genomic segment from Oncorhynchus kisutch isolate 150728-3 linkage group LG19, Okis_V2, whole genome shotgun sequence containing:
- the LOC109910249 gene encoding cystine/glutamate transporter; translation: MTRRSVNGEGTGVNNTPQNGGHPGDTPVPKEDPDSPHGKVELKKKVTLLRGISIIIGTIIGAGIFISPKGILKNSGSVGISLVVWIACGVLSLFGALSYAELGTSIKKSGGHYTYILEAFGPQMAFIRLWADIIAIRPAGLAVISLAFGQYILEPIFMPCGVPEIAIKLATSIGITSVMYLNSMSTSWTNRIQILLTFCKLLAVATIIVPGLYMLFKGETRNFENAFDVSNIKLTGLPLAFYSGMYAYSGWFYLNFVTEEVENPEKTVPLAICISMAIVTSCYVLTNVAYYTVMSAEELLASQSVAVTFAEKTMGNFSVAVPVFVALSCFGTMNGCLFAFSRMFYVASREGHLPEVLSMIHVRRHTPLAAVIILYPMTVFQLFVGDIYSLLNFMSFLRWLFIGVAVLGLIYMRYTRPDMPRPFKVPLFIPAIFSLTCFFMVFLSLYSDPVNTGIGFAISLTGIPAYYIFIVFDRRPKWLQKSLDSFNRSVQIILEVIPAEH